The sequence below is a genomic window from Campylobacter ornithocola.
ACCAAAGCAAAAACAATACTCAAACAAGCTATTAAAAAACTAAGCCAAAATTGATTGATAGAGTCAAGTTTTATGGCCAAAAAAGGGCCTAAAGCTGAAGTCAAAACAACGCTTGTAGCATAATACCCTATACCAACTCCTCTTTTATTACTAGGTATTATCCTAGCAATAGCTGCTCCACATGCACAAGAACAAATTCCATAACAAACTCCAGCTAAAAAACGAATCAAAATTAAAAAATAAACATTATAAAATTTCAAATACATCAAATTAATAAAAAAATAAAACAAAAGTGAAAACACAATCACTTTTTTTATATTAACATCATCAATAATAGAACCAAAATAAAGCCTAGAAAGCAAAGCCCCTATAACAAAAGCTCCCATGATAAGACCTGCAGTGCTAGTTTGAAGATTTAAAACATCTAAAGCATAATCTGTACTAGAAATAGTACTCATATAAAAAACAAAACAAATAACAAAATTTATCCCAAAAATACAGAAAAAATTAATATTGAACAAATTATATTTTTTACTAAGACCCATAAAAAACCTTTCTAAATTTTTTTATTAATATAATCAAGTAATTTTAAAAGCTTTTCTTGGTCTTGTGAATTTAATATACCTAAAATTTCCTTTTCATATTGTCTTATACAAAAGTTTGCATCAAAATAAACTTCTTTGCCTTTAGCACTTAAAGTGATGATTTTTTCTCTTTTATCATTTGCCTTTAAAAACTCTATATATCCGAGTTTTCCTAATTTAGAAACAACTCTAGAAAGTATAGCCTTATCCATCTGGTAAAACTCACATATTGGAGCCAAAGTGCTATTTTGATGATGATTTAAATATACAAAAACTCTCCAATCACTTGACTTTAACCCAAAAGGTTCTAAAATTTCATTGATTTTATAGAGTATTTTCCTATTTGTATAGGTAATTTTTTGAAAAAAAATAAAAAATCCTTTATAAAAATTAATTGACTAAATCAACTTTTTTATAATAACAAAGCTTGCATAAATTCAAACTTACACTAAGCTTTTTTTCTTAAATATACTCCGCATTCAAGGTGAGGTGTATTGACAAATTGATCAAAAAAGGCAAATCTTGAGATTTTATGACTTTGACATAAAATCTCAAGATTTTCTTTTAAGCTAATAGGATTGCAAGAAATATAAATGATATTCTCATAATGTTTTATAAACTCGACTACGCTTAAATCAAGTCCTGATCTTGGAGGATCAACCAAAACGTGAGACATTTTAAAACTATCTAAATCTACCCCTTTTAAACGATTAAATTCTCTTTCTTTTTTTAAAGCTTGACTTAATTCTTCGCTAGAAAGTCTTGTAAAAGTTATATTTTCAATAGAATTTAAAACACAATTTTCTAGAGCAAATTCAATATTTTTTTTGGAAATTTCAGTCGCTAAAACTTTACCAAAATATCTTGCTAACGCTATAGTAAAATTTCCATAACCACAATAAAGCTCTAATAAATCTTGTCTAAAATCATTCTCTATACAAGATAAAACCCATTCAATCATCTTTTCATTAATAAAGGTATTAGGTTGGATAAAACAATCATTATTAAACTCATATAAAAATTCTTTAGTGTTAATATTCAAAATCTGTCTTAAGATTTCTCCATTAAATACAAGTTTCTTACCTCTACTTCTTGCTATGAGTTTAAGATTTAATCTTGTTGCCAATTCTTGTAAATCTTGCGCGATTAGCTCTATATTTTTATGATAAAGCAAAGTTATACTTAAATCTAATTTTGTAGCTAAAAACTCCACCCCAAAAAGCTTATGTTTTAAATTTTCATTTAAATTACACAATAAAATAGACATATATTTTTGAATTTTTTCATCTGCTATACTAAATTTCTCAATAGGAATTTTTTTCTTATTTTCAAACATTGCATAAAAAATTTCCCCATTTTCATGATGATATATAGAAAATTCTGCTCTAGTTCTATAAGCTTTTAAAGGTGATTTAAAACACTGAATTTCTCCATCATATAAAGAAGAAAACAATGCTTTATTTAAAGCAATTTTTTCTTCAAAATGCATTTATACATCTACCTTTTTACCAACTACAAAAAGTAAAGCTATCATAGCTAAGATACCAAAAACAAGTCCAAGCCATACATTAAGTCCTAATGCTACCGGTAAATAACCACAAAGTATACTAATAGCACAAACACTCAAAGCATAAGGCATTTGAGTGCTAACATGAGCTAAGAGATCACATTTACTCCCCATAGATGAAAGTATAGTTGTATCAGAAATTGGCGAGCAATGATCTCCAAAAATAGCTCCTGTCAAAACCCCTGAAATATTAATAATCATATATTGGTGCAATTCTACTCCGCTTAATTCATTATGAACCCCAACAGCCATAGCCAAAGGAATAGCTAAAGGCATTAAAATACCCATAGTCCCATAACTAGTTCCCGTTGAAAAAGAAATAATAGAAGCAAAAATAAAAATTGCAGTAGGAAGCAAGTAAATAGGTGTTTTATCCGAAAATAAATCAATTAAATATTTAGAAGTTCCTAGATCTTTAATCACAGAAGCTAATGACCATGCACAAAGTAAAATAATCACTGTCATAATCATAGTTCTCCAACCGTGAGTCCAAATTGCAATTGCTTCTTTTAAAGTAAATATTTTTCTATACATTCCTAAAATAATAGCTACTATGGTAGCTAAAAGTGCTGCTTGAAACAATACTACCGAAGCATCAGCTGCTCCAAAAGTTTCTCTAAAAGCAAATAAACTAAGTGGTGCTACATCAATTTGTGCTTTAATACTTGCATCATCTAAAGCATTATAACCACTAAAATAAAAACCTATGAATGAAAAAACGATCAAAACACCTAAAGGTATGATTGCATTAGAAGCTTGTAGTTTTATATGCTCTTTTGGTTCTAAAACCTTATCTTCTATATTGTCAATTTGCTCATGTCCATGAGAAAACTTACCTGCTCTAGCTCTAAGTTCAGCTTTTAACATAGGTCCAAATTCTCTACCTGTATAAATAGTCAAAATAACAAAAATCAACATAAAAAGATTATAAAATCTATAAGGTAGGGTTTGTACAAAAATTTCAAAAGCATTAACCTCTTCTTTTGCTATGCCAAGATGAGCAAAAGTTGCATTATCGATTAGATCATATCCACTACGAATCAACGAAATTTCAAGTCCTATCCAAGTAGAAATAATAGCAAGACCAGTAATTGGTGCTGCGGTTGCATCCATAATAAAAGCAAGTTTTTCCCGACTCACTCTAAATTTATCAGTAACTGGACGCATGATAGGACCTACGATTAATGAGTTGGCATAATCATCAAAGAAAATAAAAATCCCCATACACCAAGTAGCAAATTGCGAACTTTTTGCTTGCTTGGCCTTAGTAGAAAGCCAAACAGCTACAGCTTTTGTTCCCCCTGTTTTGGTAATGAGTGCCACAACTCCGCCTATAGTTAAAACTTGTAATAAAATACCTGCATTTCCTGGACTTGCCATAGCATTTACTACTTTAGAAATAAATCCAGTAAAAGAAACTATAATCGCATGATAAATGCTATTTTCAATAAGTCCTAACATAAAAGTACCGCTTAATGCACCAATAAACAAAGAAAGTACTACATCTTTAGTAATAAAAGCTAAAATAATAGCTATTACAGGTGGTAAAAGCGTCCAAATTCCAAAAAGCTCTGCATTTACTTGTGCATCAGCAAATAACAATAAAGGAGTTAATAGTAAATAAAAAATTTTCATATCTTTCCTTGAGTTTTTTTATATTTTTTCACTAAAAGTTCCTGCCCAAGTTTGAGTCACAGGCATAAGTTCTATTTCGTTGATATTAATATGTTCAGGTAAGCTAATAATAAAAGTAATGATCTTTGCTATATCTTCAGCCTTAATGTATTTAGTATTCTCATAAACTTCATCAGCTTTTTTTACATCACCCTTAAATCTAACCTCGCTAAATTCAGTTTTGCAAAGTCCTGGTGCGATATTGGTTACTTTTATATTACTTCCACGCAAATCCGTTCTTAAAGCTTTAGAAAATTGTGCCACAAAAGCTTTAGTTCCACAATATACATTTCCACCATAATAAGGTACATTAGCTGCAATAGAACCAAGATTAATCACATGAGCATTCTTTGTTTTTCTAAGCAAAGGTAAAGTAGCTCTTGCTATATACAAAAAGCCTTTGATATTAGTATCTACCATTGCTTCTATATCTTCAATATTTAAAGAATCAAATTCGTCTAAACCCAAAGCAAGACCAGCATTATTAATAAGCAAAGAGATGTTTTTAAACTCTTGAGGTAAATTTTTAATTGCTGTAAAAACCGCTTGCTTGTCTCTAACATCAAGTGCTATAGGATAAATTTTATTTCCATAAAGCTCTTGTAGTTTTTCTAATCTTTCTTTGCGTCTTGCTATGGCTATAACTTTATAATCAAGCTCTATTAAAGCTTTTAAACTCTCTAATCCAAAACCCGAGCTTACCCCTGTTATTAGTGCAGTTTTCACGGTTACTCCTCTTCATATAGCATTAAATTTTCACTCTCTTTTAAACCAAGCTTTTTTAAAAATTCAACATTTTGCTTTTTCTTGGCAATGATAGCAAAATCAAGTGCATTAAAACCTAAGTCATCTATTTCTTTGTAATTTGCTTTATAATCTATAAGCAATTTAAGCATTTTTACATCTGCATAATTTGCTCCATGCATAAAAATATTTTTAGAAGTGTGCTCAAGTGCACATAATGTAATAAAATATGGAGCATTACTTCCCACACTAGCAATAGAAAGTTTTTCATTATCATTAATATATTTTTGATTTACATTAGCACCATTTTCAAGTAAAAGTTTTGCAACCTCATAATTGTTATATTCCACTGCGTAAAATAAAGGTGTTTTTCCAAAAGAATTTCTATAATCAACAACAGCTTCATTTTCAAGTAAAACCTTAACATTCTCTATACTATCTAACGCAAAAAATAAAGCAGATTCATAACCTTCATTTATTTTTGCGCCCAATTTTATAAATTCACTTACAATTTCACTTTCTCTATTATT
It includes:
- a CDS encoding MarR family winged helix-turn-helix transcriptional regulator; amino-acid sequence: MNFYKGFFIFFQKITYTNRKILYKINEILEPFGLKSSDWRVFVYLNHHQNSTLAPICEFYQMDKAILSRVVSKLGKLGYIEFLKANDKREKIITLSAKGKEVYFDANFCIRQYEKEILGILNSQDQEKLLKLLDYINKKI
- the trmA gene encoding tRNA (uridine(54)-C5)-methyltransferase TrmA; translation: MHFEEKIALNKALFSSLYDGEIQCFKSPLKAYRTRAEFSIYHHENGEIFYAMFENKKKIPIEKFSIADEKIQKYMSILLCNLNENLKHKLFGVEFLATKLDLSITLLYHKNIELIAQDLQELATRLNLKLIARSRGKKLVFNGEILRQILNINTKEFLYEFNNDCFIQPNTFINEKMIEWVLSCIENDFRQDLLELYCGYGNFTIALARYFGKVLATEISKKNIEFALENCVLNSIENITFTRLSSEELSQALKKEREFNRLKGVDLDSFKMSHVLVDPPRSGLDLSVVEFIKHYENIIYISCNPISLKENLEILCQSHKISRFAFFDQFVNTPHLECGVYLRKKA
- a CDS encoding SDR family NAD(P)-dependent oxidoreductase: MKTALITGVSSGFGLESLKALIELDYKVIAIARRKERLEKLQELYGNKIYPIALDVRDKQAVFTAIKNLPQEFKNISLLINNAGLALGLDEFDSLNIEDIEAMVDTNIKGFLYIARATLPLLRKTKNAHVINLGSIAANVPYYGGNVYCGTKAFVAQFSKALRTDLRGSNIKVTNIAPGLCKTEFSEVRFKGDVKKADEVYENTKYIKAEDIAKIITFIISLPEHININEIELMPVTQTWAGTFSEKI
- a CDS encoding Na+/H+ antiporter NhaC family protein, translating into MKIFYLLLTPLLLFADAQVNAELFGIWTLLPPVIAIILAFITKDVVLSLFIGALSGTFMLGLIENSIYHAIIVSFTGFISKVVNAMASPGNAGILLQVLTIGGVVALITKTGGTKAVAVWLSTKAKQAKSSQFATWCMGIFIFFDDYANSLIVGPIMRPVTDKFRVSREKLAFIMDATAAPITGLAIISTWIGLEISLIRSGYDLIDNATFAHLGIAKEEVNAFEIFVQTLPYRFYNLFMLIFVILTIYTGREFGPMLKAELRARAGKFSHGHEQIDNIEDKVLEPKEHIKLQASNAIIPLGVLIVFSFIGFYFSGYNALDDASIKAQIDVAPLSLFAFRETFGAADASVVLFQAALLATIVAIILGMYRKIFTLKEAIAIWTHGWRTMIMTVIILLCAWSLASVIKDLGTSKYLIDLFSDKTPIYLLPTAIFIFASIISFSTGTSYGTMGILMPLAIPLAMAVGVHNELSGVELHQYMIINISGVLTGAIFGDHCSPISDTTILSSMGSKCDLLAHVSTQMPYALSVCAISILCGYLPVALGLNVWLGLVFGILAMIALLFVVGKKVDV